TTTCCGGATTTTCCGTGTTTGAGAAGAATCCGAAACGGATCGTATCCGAGTCCGCCCACCAGAACCTTTCCTTTCGGAAGCCAGGAAAAAATTTCGGGAGAACGTTCTTCCGCGATGAAGTGTAAGGTTACTTGATCGAATGGAAGACCGTCGATGAGCGCTTCCAAATCCTTTGCGGATTTAACCGGAATTCCACGTTGTGGGGAGGTTTTGTTTTCTATGATAAATCCGATCGCGGTTACGCCGTTGTTCGCGGCTTCCTTCGCCAATCGATTGGCTTCGGCTACGCTCGAAGAATCGAAGTCCTGACGGACGCTCCAGTCTTGAACGAGTTTACGAGTGGATCTCGCAAAGGGAAAGGTTCCGGGAAGATTGGACGTGAGCCATTCCTTATCGCCGATATCGTCTTTGGTATAAACCGGTTGGATCTTAAATCCTTCTCCGGTTTCCCAAACTAACTTCTTCTCAAAGTCCGCGCCCTTGAGGTCTTTTTGGATGAGTGCAATCCAGGCTTCCCGATTGACCGGCGGGAAATCCGTAAATAGTTTCTGGTCTGCCATTTTGATTTTTCTCTTTTTTTGAGAGGCTTCTACAAGGTTCTCTTTCTAGGGAACCTCGCAAGACTCCGGTGTAAAGTCAAAAACCCTCTTTCAATTCTCATTTTTGGTTTTGAGGTAATGGGGAATCGAAGCCAAAATCGAAAGAGTCAAGGTTCCCAAGATGATTCCGAGGGAAACCAAAATCGGAATGTGAATCTCGTGCCCGAAAACATAGGGAGAAAAAAGAGGAAGAAGCAACTTGATTCCCACAAAAGCGAGTAGAACCGAAACTCCCTTTTTCAAAAAGACAAAAAGTTCCATCACGCCGGAAAGCATAAAGAAAAGGGAACGAAGACCGAGGATCGCAAAGATATTCGAAGTGTAAACGATGAACGCATCGGTGGTGATCGAAAAAATCGCCGGAATCGAATCGAGCGCGAACATGATATCGCTGAACTCAACGATCAAAAGAGTGATGAACGTGGAAGTGAAAAGATATTTTCCGTGTTCGGTCACGACGAACTTTTCGGGATGATTGTTCTGGCTCATGGGAAGAATCTTCTTCGCAAACTTGATCACGGGAGAAGACTCGGGATGAAAATCCTCTTCCTCTTCGTGTACGAACATCTTAGCGGCTGTGTAAAGAAGAAGAATTCCGAACAAATAAAGAATCCAGTTGAACTGAGAGATGAGACCAGCGCCGATAAAAATCATAATTGCGCGGAAAATCAAAGCGCCGATGATTCCCCATTTTAAAATCAGAGGTTGATACTGAGGCGTTATCCGAAACTTCTGAAAGATCATGATAAACACGAAAAGATTATCCACGGAAAGGGAATATTCGAGAAGATAACCGGTGACAAACTCGAGCGCTTTTGTTTTTCCGCGAGAAGGATCTTCGGAAGAACCGTCCATAACGTAGATCAAAATGCTAAACGAAATCGCGAGACTGAACCAGAAGAGAGACCAATAAACCGATTCTCTCAAAGGAATTTTATGCGCTCTTTTATTGAGAACGAAGAGATCCAAATAGACGAGAAGACCTAAAACCACCGTAAAGATAACGACTAAGATCGATTCTCCAGAACTCCAATATCCCATATTCCCTCTTTATTTTTCCCGATTCTTTGATGACAAAACTCCCGGCTCCGAACAAAATTACAATCCCAATTCCCAGAAAGAAGGCTCAGATGATTTTACTCTTATTTTCCGTTACCGCAGTGATTCAATTGCTCGTTACCTATTTTTTACCCGGTGAAATCGCTCTCAAATTAGCGACCAAGGTAATTCCGATTCTCATTTTGATTTTCTTTTCTTTCTTCGAAGGCAAATGGAAGGACAGGGCCGGAAAATACATCTTTGTTGGTTTGATCTTCTCTCTGTTCGGAGATACGTTTTTGGGTCTTCCCGGAAATTATTTCGTGTTCGGACTCGGTTCGTTTCTCGTGGCTCAGATTTTGTATTCGATCGGATTCTCCGTTGGAAACCCGGTCAACCTAGTACGATTGATTCCGTACTTCGCATTCGGAATTTCGTTCTACACTTGGATTCTTCCCGGAATCGGAAGTTCCCTTTACGTTCCCGTGGCGTGTTATGTGTCCGCGATCTGCGTGATGGGTTGGAGAGCGGCTTCGAGAGAATGTCCTCG
The Leptospira barantonii genome window above contains:
- a CDS encoding TerC family protein, giving the protein MGYWSSGESILVVIFTVVLGLLVYLDLFVLNKRAHKIPLRESVYWSLFWFSLAISFSILIYVMDGSSEDPSRGKTKALEFVTGYLLEYSLSVDNLFVFIMIFQKFRITPQYQPLILKWGIIGALIFRAIMIFIGAGLISQFNWILYLFGILLLYTAAKMFVHEEEEDFHPESSPVIKFAKKILPMSQNNHPEKFVVTEHGKYLFTSTFITLLIVEFSDIMFALDSIPAIFSITTDAFIVYTSNIFAILGLRSLFFMLSGVMELFVFLKKGVSVLLAFVGIKLLLPLFSPYVFGHEIHIPILVSLGIILGTLTLSILASIPHYLKTKNEN
- a CDS encoding lysoplasmalogenase, which produces MILLLFSVTAVIQLLVTYFLPGEIALKLATKVIPILILIFFSFFEGKWKDRAGKYIFVGLIFSLFGDTFLGLPGNYFVFGLGSFLVAQILYSIGFSVGNPVNLVRLIPYFAFGISFYTWILPGIGSSLYVPVACYVSAICVMGWRAASRECPRPEFWKSFAGSSLFILSDSFIAMGKFAALPIPLLGLWIMSTYYAAQFLIYESVEEN